A single Metarhizium brunneum chromosome 5, complete sequence DNA region contains:
- the lamB gene encoding Lactam utilization protein lamB — translation MASKLAQKYEINADIGEGFGRWKMGPDEELIPFLDAANIACGFHAGDPSIMLKTVRLCKQHNVRVGAHPGLQDLFGFGRRKIETDPGDMYAMVLYQVGALKAMLDAEGVPLSHIKPHGELFFYMQRDRGIMKAVLEACAPFNVPVYACQNPEQEAMCAEMGIPFQGELYVDIDYSPEGKLVPVSQSNPVTPELCHERVVAATTMDSGRDINGTPFAFGFYGKPFSICLHSDAPTVLQNVKLVRRAVDQVNQEKFSKREN, via the exons ATGGCGTCCAAGTTGGCTCAAAAATACGAAATCAACGCCGACATAGGGGAAGGATTCGGCCGATGGAAGATG GGCCCGGACGAGGAGCTCATACCCTTTCTCGACGCCGCAAACATTGCGTGCGGGTTCCACGCCGGCGACCCCTCCATCATGCTCAAGACGGTCCGCCTCTGCAAGCAGCACAATGTCAGAGTAGGCGCGCACCCCGGGCTGCAGGAcctcttcggcttcggccgCAGAAAGATCGAAACCGACCCCGGCGACATGTACGCCATGGTTCTCTACCAGGTCGGCGCCCTCAAGGCCATGCTGGATGCCGAGGGCGTCCCGCTGTCCCACATCAAGCCACACGGCGAGCTGTTCTTTTACATGCAGCGAGACCGGGGCATCATGAAGGCCGTCCTGGAAGCCTGCGCCCCGTTCAACGTCCCCGTCTACGCGTGCCAAAACCCAGAACAAGAGGCCATGTGCGCCGAGATGGGGATCCCCTTCCAGGGCGAATTGTACGTCGACATTGACTATTCGCCCGAGGGAAAGCTCGTCCCCGTGTCGCAGTCGAATCCTGTCACGCCGGAATTGTGTCACGAGCgtgttgttgctgccaccACGATGGATAGCGGACGGGACATTAACGGGACGCCGTTTGCGTTTGGGTTTTACGGCAAGCCTTTTAGCATTTGTCTTCACTCGGATGCGCCAACGGTTTTGCAAAACGTCAAGTTGGTGCGTAGGGCGGTGGATCAAGTCAACCAGGAAAAGTTTTCGAAAAGAGAAAATTAA